A portion of the Juglans microcarpa x Juglans regia isolate MS1-56 chromosome 1D, Jm3101_v1.0, whole genome shotgun sequence genome contains these proteins:
- the LOC121241414 gene encoding probable WRKY transcription factor 70 isoform X2: MGTPNWPEKLSTTRKKVIKELVDGQDYATQLKSLLHRPTEDHESLSAEELVSKILRSFSETLSVLSSCEQGEVSQSQAVSHADSHCDVRRSEDSGESRKRLAAKDRRGCYKRRKTSHTWAIVSHTTDDDHAWRKYGQKEILNAKYPRSYFRCTRKYDQGCGATKQVQRMEDDPQMFQTTYIGHHTCRDILKAPQIITDSDPWETFLVNSDTMMMNIPAGKQDRALSSSTTTIKQESLESPSDLTDSISSFGTNLWSELKAFEFLEPAIMSPKMGSDNGDVGSTMYSCTETCSLSLDMDFEGGFDFDGSEFL; encoded by the exons ATGGGAACTCCTAATTGGCCGGAGAAACTGTCAACCACCCGGAAAAAGGTGATCAAAGAGCTGGTTGATGGGCAGGATTATGCAACCCAGCTTAAGAGCCTCCTCCACAGACCCACTGAAGATCATGAGTCTCTCTCGGCTGAGGAGCTTGTCTCGAAAATTTTAAGATCTTTCTCCGAGACTCTTTCGGTACTGAGTTCTTGTGAACAGGGCGAGGTTAGTCAGAGTCAGGCGGTTTCCCATGCTGATTCACATTGCGATGTCCGAAGGTCTGAAGATTCTGGCGAGAGTAGAAAGAGGCTCGCTGCCAAAGATCGGAGAGGTTGTTACAAGAGAAG GAAGACTTCTCACACATGGGCAATAGTCTCTCACACAACAGATGATGATCACGCATGGAGGAAGTATGGCCAAAAGGAGATCCTCAACGCTAAATACCCAAG GAGCTACTTCAGATGTACACGCAAGTACGACCAGGGTTGCGGAGCAACCAAGCAAGTCCAGAGAATGGAGGACGATCCACAAATGTTCCAGACAACATACATTGGCCATCACACATGCAGAGATATACTAAAGGCACCGCAAATCATCACAGACTCTGACCCTTGGGAAACTTTCTTGGTCAATTCCGACACGATGATGATGAATATCCCTGCAGGTAAACAAGATCGTGCCCTCAGCTCCTCGACCACAACTATAAAACAGGAATCTTTAGAGTCACCGAGTGACCTGACTGATAGCATTTCCTCGTTCGGTACTAATTTGTGGTCGGAATTGAAGGCTTTCGAATTTTTGGAGCCTGCGATCATGTCTCCGAAGATGGGGTCCGATAACGGAGATGTGGGATCTACCATGTACTCCTGTACGGAGACCTGTTCTCTTAGTTTGGACATGGATTTTGAGGGTGGTTTCGATTTTGATGGTAGTGAGTTCCTATAG
- the LOC121241414 gene encoding probable WRKY transcription factor 70 isoform X1 produces the protein MGTPNWPEKLSTTRKKVIKELVDGQDYATQLKSLLHRPTEDHESLSAEELVSKILRSFSETLSVLSSCEQGEVSQSQAVSHADSHCDVRRSEDSGESRKRLAAKDRRGCYKRSRKTSHTWAIVSHTTDDDHAWRKYGQKEILNAKYPRSYFRCTRKYDQGCGATKQVQRMEDDPQMFQTTYIGHHTCRDILKAPQIITDSDPWETFLVNSDTMMMNIPAGKQDRALSSSTTTIKQESLESPSDLTDSISSFGTNLWSELKAFEFLEPAIMSPKMGSDNGDVGSTMYSCTETCSLSLDMDFEGGFDFDGSEFL, from the exons ATGGGAACTCCTAATTGGCCGGAGAAACTGTCAACCACCCGGAAAAAGGTGATCAAAGAGCTGGTTGATGGGCAGGATTATGCAACCCAGCTTAAGAGCCTCCTCCACAGACCCACTGAAGATCATGAGTCTCTCTCGGCTGAGGAGCTTGTCTCGAAAATTTTAAGATCTTTCTCCGAGACTCTTTCGGTACTGAGTTCTTGTGAACAGGGCGAGGTTAGTCAGAGTCAGGCGGTTTCCCATGCTGATTCACATTGCGATGTCCGAAGGTCTGAAGATTCTGGCGAGAGTAGAAAGAGGCTCGCTGCCAAAGATCGGAGAGGTTGTTACAAGAGAAG CAGGAAGACTTCTCACACATGGGCAATAGTCTCTCACACAACAGATGATGATCACGCATGGAGGAAGTATGGCCAAAAGGAGATCCTCAACGCTAAATACCCAAG GAGCTACTTCAGATGTACACGCAAGTACGACCAGGGTTGCGGAGCAACCAAGCAAGTCCAGAGAATGGAGGACGATCCACAAATGTTCCAGACAACATACATTGGCCATCACACATGCAGAGATATACTAAAGGCACCGCAAATCATCACAGACTCTGACCCTTGGGAAACTTTCTTGGTCAATTCCGACACGATGATGATGAATATCCCTGCAGGTAAACAAGATCGTGCCCTCAGCTCCTCGACCACAACTATAAAACAGGAATCTTTAGAGTCACCGAGTGACCTGACTGATAGCATTTCCTCGTTCGGTACTAATTTGTGGTCGGAATTGAAGGCTTTCGAATTTTTGGAGCCTGCGATCATGTCTCCGAAGATGGGGTCCGATAACGGAGATGTGGGATCTACCATGTACTCCTGTACGGAGACCTGTTCTCTTAGTTTGGACATGGATTTTGAGGGTGGTTTCGATTTTGATGGTAGTGAGTTCCTATAG
- the LOC121267771 gene encoding LOW QUALITY PROTEIN: rhodanese-like domain-containing protein 7 (The sequence of the model RefSeq protein was modified relative to this genomic sequence to represent the inferred CDS: deleted 1 base in 1 codon), which produces MLLCPPHFHSQGPRLLIGLESGEVRLYHSMQRRRSNPLFTPRMLSLSPSSSYSSPKPGLRLLPTSPIPKPSLFPQDRHRHHPPIFSNSCDLPRTQSMNIYRCFFSGPTEPVSVSNNPELRSDDPDSESLVVVSFYKFAEFTDYAHMRTPLKKLCQELRVSGGIILAPEGINGSICGTRESVERVLGFIQNDDRLKVLRQVESPVSPEEEAIHHGHTSNSPLAAGEDAPFRWDHVRVKLKKEIVTLGMPGVSPTERVGTYVSPRDWNALISDPDTVVIDVRNNYETRIGKFKGAVDPCTMAFREFPSWVEDEFRVSHANDKHSKVKVNGSNGSTTERVNVLDKKMPQRVAMYCTGGIRCEKASSYLLSKGFKEVYHLEGGILKYLEEVPKSESLWEGECFVFDKRVSVEHGLVQGTFKLCFGCKQPVSDADMEAPEWEYGVCCPHCYNLKSDEEKERARARQRQFKTWGVIGGPDKGRRPASNSDIN; this is translated from the exons ATGCTTCTCTGCCCTCCGCATTTTCATAGTCAAGGACCAAGGTTGCTGATAGGGTTAGAGAGCGGTGAGGTCCGCCTCTATCATTCTATGCAAAGGCGTAGATCAAACCCATTGTTTACCCCGAGGATGCTCTCATTGTCaccatcatcatcctattcAAGTCCTAAGCCTGGATTACGTTTACTTCCCACCTCCCCAATTCCCAAACCTTCCCTCTTCCCCCAGGATCGTCATCGTCATCACCCTCCTATCTTCTCCAACTCCTGCGACCTTCCTAGAACTCAAAGCATGAACATTTATAGATGCTTCTTCTCTGGGCCCACCGAACCAGTTTCCGTTTCCAATAACCCTGAACTACGGTCGGATGACCCCGATTCTGAATCTCTCGTGGTCGTCTCTTTCTACAAGTTCGCCGAATTTACCGACTATGCCCATATGCGAACCCCCTTGAAGAAGCTGTGTCAGGAACTG CGTGTTTCAGGTGGCATTATACTTGCCCCTGAAGGAATTAATGGCAGCATTTGTGGGACCCGGGAATCAGTGGAAAGAGTTCTTGGATTCATTCAAAATGATGACCGTCTAAAGGTACTAAGACAAGTGGAGTCACCTGTGAGTCCTGAGGAAGAAGCTATCCACCATGGACACACTAGCAATTCTCCTCTTGCTGCAGGGGAAGATGCACCCTTCCGATGGGATCATGTGAGGGTTAAGTTGAAGAAAGAg ATTGTTACTCTTGGAATGCCTGGTGTATCACCTACTGAAAGGGTTGGAACATACGTGAGTCCGAGGGATTGGAATGCATTGATCAGTGACCCAGATACC GTGGTGATTGATGTGCGAAATAACTATGAAACTAGAATTGGGAAATTCAAAGGAGCAGTTGATCCATGCACAATGGCATTCCGAGAATTTCCATCTTGGGTGGAGGATGAGTTCCGAGTTTCTCATGCAAATGATAAGCATTCAAAGGTGAAAGTGAATGGTTCAAATGGAAGCACCACAGAACGAGTGAATGTTCTAGATAAAAAAATGCCTCAGCGGGTGGCAATGTACTGCACAGGGGGAATAAGATGTGAGAAAGCTTCGAGTTATCTCCTCAGTAAAGGATTCAAAGAG GTTTATCATTTGGAAGGTGGGATTCTGAAATATCTCGAGGAAGTACCAAAATCAGAAAGCCTCTGGGAGGGTGAATGCTTCGTGTTTGACAAGCGGGTGTCGGTTGAGCATGGTTTGGTGCAGGGAACTTTCAAGCTTTGCTTTGGTTGCAAGCAACCAGTGAGTGATGCGGACATGGAAGCCCCCGAGTGGGAATATGGAGTTTGTTGTCCACACTGTTACAATTTGAAATCTgatgaagagaaagagagagccaGAGCTCGTCAAAGGCAATTTAAGACTTGGGGCGTCATTGGTGGT CCAGACAAGGGCCGTCGGCCAGCGTCAAATTCAGATATTAATTAG
- the LOC121234871 gene encoding WRKY transcription factor 55 encodes MEEIVSLILIGCKLAREIESNLPNLVDQPNLLSKSCDEVIKVFRTAKERLYKTQGSTSTSAHPGHMTLFHEPQDSLVQQPRIEFASLQQLLRSSCTQAMDNIIQMQLLQADHQRISPSVDMQDSGSKVINVAGLGTGGRSDRVEGSAPSRSIGGELHPLHASESGIASSSQRQRRRKDDGERRTVIKVAAPRVGNTEIPPEDDFTWRKYGQKEILGSRFPRSYYRCTHQKLYQCPAKKQVQRFDDDPYTYEVIYRGDHTCHMSSTAPSLPPPPPVDITDHNDHEMAQIINIQPPQDSSSVPSSRSWLSTEYFSLRAGGGTVVGGGAGPSTTRSRKELVAVEYPVTDLADAMFNSGSSSSNSIDFLFHSNELNKGQQGDKGNNTVD; translated from the exons ATGGAAGAGATAGTATCTCTAATCCTTATTGGGTGTAAGCTGGCTAGAGAAATTGAATCAAACCTACCAAACTTGGTCGACCAGCCCAACCTGCTCTCAAAGTCCTGTGATGAGGTCATAAAGGTTTTCCGAACCGCAAAGGAGCGCCTATACAAGACACAAGGCAGTACTAGTACTTCTGCACATCCCGGGCACATGACGTTATTCCATGAGCCACAGGATTCACTAGTACAGCAGCCGAGGATCGAATTTGCAAGTTTGCAGCAATTGCTAAGGTCTAGTTGCACCCAAGCAATGGACAATATTATTCAGATGCAACTACTTCAAGCTGATCATCAAAGGATAAGCCCCAGCGTCGATATGCAGGACTCCGGTTCCAAAGTCATTAATGTTGCTGGTTTGGGTACTGGAGGCCGATCAGATCGGGTCGAAGGCTCTGCACCATCTAGGAGCATAGGAGGGGAGCTTCACCCCCTTCACGCTTCAGAGTCTGGCATCGCTTCATCCTCGCAAAGACAGCGGAGGAG GAAGGATGATGGGGAGAGACGGACGGTGATCAAGGTGGCTGCACCTCGGGTTGGAAATACCGAGATTCCACCTGAGGATGACTTCACTTGGAGAAAATACGGTCAGAAAGAGATACTTGGGTCAAGATTCCCAAG GAGTTACTATAGGTGCACCCACCAAAAGCTATACCAGTGTCCAGCAAAGAAGCAAGTCCAGAGGTTCGATGATGATCCCTACACGTACGAAGTTATATACCGAGGTGATCACACTTGCCACATGTCGTCCACCGCGCCATCacttccaccaccaccaccggtTGACATTACTGATCATAATGATCATGAGATGgcccaaattataaatatccAACCTCCTCAAGATTCCAGTTCAGTTCCTTCAAGCAGATCATGGCTCTCAACGGAGTACTTCAGCCTAAGAGCCGGAGGAGGGACGGTTGTCGGTGGTGGTGCGGGTCCATCTACCACGCGAAGTCGTAAAGAATTAGTTGCCGTTGAATACCCGGTTACAGATCTGGCCGATGCAATGTTTAATTCTGGCAGTAGTAGCAGCAACAGCATCGATTTTCTCTTCCATTCCAACGAATTAAACAAAGGGCAGCAAGGGGACAAAGGAAATAACACAGTCGACTGA